The genomic stretch TCCCAGATGATTGATCCAGTAGCAGCATCCAAAGCGTATAAAGGAATTGCGTTATTCAAATGACATGTTGGAACAAAAACCATACCGTTCCAGACCGTTATACAACTGGCTGTATATCCGGAAAGTGTATTCGACCATATCTCTGTCCCTGTTTCAGCATCAAAACAATAGATATGGGATATGTGCAAATGCCGGTTAGATCGTCCACAGTACACTCTGCCATCAACAACAACTGGAGTTCCTGCGTGTCCATCTGCATCTCCACTAGCCCAGATTCTCTCACCTGTCAGGGCGTCCAGACACCACAGAGAATCGCTGGCTGTGTAAAGATAGCCATCCTTAACTGTAACAGCATCATCAGTTATACCAGTGTGGTATTTCCATATCAGCTCGCCGGTAGCTGCATCAAGAGCATAAAGAGAATCAGAACCTTCGTTAGAAGGATAGTAGACAATTCCATAAACAATCACAGGGGTTGGGAACTCGTGAATATTACCGGTTACTGTCGCAGTCCAGAGTATTGTGTTGTCAATAGGGGCAGGCGACTCTGAAAAACCGTGATGAAGGTCATTCTGCATATATGTGTACCAGTCTGTGTTTAGCCGGGGAATCTGTACAACCGGCTCGCCGTTGAGGGAATAGTGAACTGAATCAGGGAGTTCGTTTTCATTTTCTACAATGGCTCTTACTGTAAGCAGGTCACTGATGTTGTATGATTCTCCATCAACTGGTTCTGTGATGGTTAGACTGGTTGCGGAGAAAGCAATCGTAATTTAAAATGTACTAATAAACATTCAGTTCTCCGTTCTGCGGTCATAAAGCTTGGAATCAGCTGATTGCATAATCGGATTTGCACGCTTTGACGCAATTTTAACTCATTGAGCATTTTTGCTTTCTGTTCTAATTTCAGGCTTACAATGAATATGATAATGTTCCGTGGATTCAATCACAAGGGTTCTGTTTGATGCAACTGCTTACTCGTGAAATTGGAACAAGACCTCAACCCAACAGATGTCATCGTCGGAGAAGTACAAGTAGCATTCATCATAAGCTGAATAACATTCCATATCGAATCTATCAGCAAAATCAACGAAGAGTTCTTCGTGTGTAACTGAAGCGATTGAAGCAACCTTAGCAAGTGTGGAGTGTTCTGTAATCCCGCCTAAGACTGAGTTCTTGTACTTCAAACGATCCTCTTTACAGAATTGAAAAAGCTATAAGGTGAATGTATCTACCATCCATATAAGAAAGTCTGGTTCCGTCTGGGGAGAGAGTGGGGCGGTTTCGCCAGCCATGGCAATCAGGGGATACCACTAAGTAGGATACTATCATTCCGTTTGTTCATCATTGTATGTTACTTAAAACAAAAGAGAAACCTTGCATGTTCCCAAATTGGGTAGTATTATTCCCATTATGGGAAGGATGAATGGTTTGACAGAGATTCACAAAAAGAGTGGAAACAAATCCATTGAGGGAAGTATCGAACTCCCATCACTCGGACTGGCGGAAAGTCTCTTCTCGCGCGTTCAGTTACGTGTGCTTTCACTGCTGTTCGGTCAGCCGGACAGGAGCTTCCAGGGAGCTGAACTAATTCGTCTTGCCGCCTCAGGTGTCGGGGCTGTACATCGTGAGATCAAGCGCCTTGTATCCAGCGGACTTGTTATCGAGGTTCCTCTTGGTCGACGGAAACTGTACCGAGTGAACCGGAGTTCACCAATCTTCCATGAACTGCACATTCTTATTCTAAAAACAGTGGGTCTTACTATACCGGTACGGGATGCTCTTGTACCCTTCACTAACAGTATCCGTACCGCGTTCATCTATGGCTCGATTGCGATGGGTGATGATTCCGCCTGGAGCGATGTGGATCTGCTGATTGTCGGCGAGAACCTTGCGTATCCAGATATCATCAGCGCTCTACAGCCAGTGGAGCAGAGAATCAACCGAAAGATTAGCGTTCAGATGATCACATTAGATGAATTCAAAGAGAAGCGCTCCTCCGGGAACCCATTCATTTTGAACGTGCTATCGAAACCCAGGCTATTTCTGATCGGATCTGACAATGACCTCGAATGAACTGCAGAATCTCGTGAAGATTAGAAAGCTCAAGGAAGAGCCTGGTTCCCAGATAGAGTTCGACAGCCTTGTCCTATCAGGAAAGAGGCGCCTTGAGGATTCGATGAATCCGACACTGTCGTTCGACAGTCGATTCGATCTGGCCTATAACGCCACTCATTCACTTTCGCTCGCGGCGCTACGTTGGTATGGCTATCGCGCTGACAATCGATATATCGTATTCCAAGTACTCCCTCATACGCTAGGTCTTCCCCCCGAGACCTGGAGATTGCTGACCGAGGCTCATCGTCGAAGGA from Candidatus Aegiribacteria sp. encodes the following:
- a CDS encoding PQQ-binding-like beta-propeller repeat protein produces the protein MQNDLHHGFSESPAPIDNTILWTATVTGNIHEFPTPVIVYGIVYYPSNEGSDSLYALDAATGELIWKYHTGITDDAVTVKDGYLYTASDSLWCLDALTGERIWASGDADGHAGTPVVVDGRVYCGRSNRHLHISHIYCFDAETGTEIWSNTLSGYTASCITVWNGMVFVPTCHLNNAIPLYALDAATGSIIW
- a CDS encoding transcriptional regulator; this encodes MTEIHKKSGNKSIEGSIELPSLGLAESLFSRVQLRVLSLLFGQPDRSFQGAELIRLAASGVGAVHREIKRLVSSGLVIEVPLGRRKLYRVNRSSPIFHELHILILKTVGLTIPVRDALVPFTNSIRTAFIYGSIAMGDDSAWSDVDLLIVGENLAYPDIISALQPVEQRINRKISVQMITLDEFKEKRSSGNPFILNVLSKPRLFLIGSDNDLE